The Sporomusaceae bacterium genome includes a window with the following:
- a CDS encoding MoaD/ThiS family protein: MVRIKFFPPIAHRANKIEHSITLDGGMDIDDFIRMLRSRPDLASYFERIDNYGRGDNFLRSVIVMVNDRLADVTIRVNDGDVVKFILPLAGG, encoded by the coding sequence GTGGTAAGGATAAAGTTTTTTCCGCCCATTGCTCATCGGGCCAACAAAATCGAACACAGCATAACGCTTGACGGTGGCATGGACATCGACGATTTTATCCGAATGCTGCGCTCCCGGCCGGATTTAGCATCTTATTTCGAACGAATCGACAATTACGGGAGGGGGGACAATTTTCTCCGTTCCGTGATTGTCATGGTCAACGATCGCTTGGCTGATGTCACCATCCGGGTAAATGACGGCGACGTCGTTAAATTTATTTTGCCATTGGCCGGCGGTTGA